cataatgataaacaagagttctaagtttaaaagccatatgtcaaatagttttgacaaaacgtggacttgtatgaaaacagaaccaatttccaagtccaaaaagggccataattcagccaaaatatacgacagagttatgtacccttTCCTATAGATAGACACTATTATActaaataagtgataaaagtttcaaagccatatgtcaaacactttacacaaaatattaactggtacgaaaaatttaaccaggatttctaagtcaaaaggggccataattcagctaaaatccttgatgaagttttgtactcttgcctataactggacatggtaatcgtaaacaagttttgaaagtttcaaagctttatctcaaaagactttgtcaaaatatgaactggtacaaaaaacttaactaagatttctatgtcgaaaggggccataattcagccaaaatccttgacggagttatgtactcttgcctaaaactggacatggttatggtaaacaagtgttgaaagtttcaaagctttatctcaaaagactttgccaaaatatgaactggtatgaaaaacttaaccatgatttctaagtcaaaaggggccataattcatccaAAATCCTTAATTGAGTTATGTGCTGTTgactataactggccatggtgatggtaaacaagtgttgaaagtttcaaagctttaactcaaaacactttgtcaaaatgttgactggtacgaaaaacttaaccaaggtgtgacgccgacaccgtggAGAGTAGGATCTACTTATTCCTCAAATAATCAAAAGATTACCTGCTTGAGCTTGTTTTGTAGATTTATACACTGTTTCACAACATCACACTTTTGAAGTAATTCAATAGACTTGGCTAGTGTTGTTTTGTCTGTGACGGCTGACAGTGTATGTAaaggcctgcaacatttttaaaagaagGCAGTAGAGAGACTGGCAAAATTGAGGGCATGTACAATTCAAGCAAGTGAGGTCTATATATTTTGGACACTAAGATTCTGACTTCTAAGAAATATCGAATGTCTAATTTGCCATATAAAATACTGCTGAAATTTCACTGAGGTATCTATTTATAATCAGGCTTTCAAGTAGTCCCTAACAAATATTATGGGCTAATTTTAGAGCCaaatttaacaaaagaaaaagatttcAGGACCTATCTTGGGActacaaaactgaaaaagaaaaacaggatTTCACTTGCCTATGTTGTTTGCCGGACAGTATCTTGTAGAGATAAACATGGTTTTACAACATCACAATTTTGAAGCAACAAGCTATATTAAGTTTATATAAGTAATTAAAATGCTGATGAAAAACCAGGACATTATCTTTAACAAGCATCAACAGATCATGTGTATGTGAATGCAAAACACTAGCAATATATTGCATGTTGAATATCtattcaaatactgtaaaatcattaaaattcaaGGTGAgattaattttcatcaatttcGTGGTTACATCAATCCGCAAATTTAAAAGTTTCATAAAATAAGcaaatattcaattaattttacctaaAACTTAAAATTCTTGAATTCATGTCCCCTTGAAATGTGCCTAAATCACAAAAATGTTTGCCCAAAAGTACAATCATTTATGCATGTTCTAGTACTTTAAATTAGACTTAAACTACAGaccgattttgaaaactttctaGAATAGGAAGCTGTCGTTTTAACtgagtaactttttttttactttgtttatgactgatgttgaaaaaaaaacaatatataccCTTCTCCAAACTCATCAAGTTCGAATGTATATGTCTCTTCAACAACCATGGCATCGTGTTCAACAGGTGTTGCCGTGGTAACTGGTGAAGGTGCCGACTGTTGCAGGTGAACGTTGTGCTGCCACCTCTGGTGCTGTTGGTTGCTTAAGTCATAACCTGCATCCCCGTCATATCGCCTCAGGTTATCTTCATGCATGTATTTTTTCTGATTGAGCCCTAAGGGGGTGTCACCAGGGATGCCACTTTGGAATCCACCTTTCGAATAGTTTTGCATGCTGGGAGGAGATCTGACCTGATTAAATGGAGTTATAGATGGTTCTTTATCCATCTCAAGATCCAGTGAAGACATAGAGTCCTCTTGCCTCCATAAGCCTGGATTTGTAGGCTGTCCCCATGTCACATTATGACTCTCTGGGTGTGCCAGTGGCGATGCCCTAGAAGATGGTTGATATAATCCTGGGAAGCTGGAAGGGTTGTACGCTGATGGCACCCCAAGACCAAATCCTCCGGCCTGGGCAGCTCCCGACTGACCAGCAAACATGCAACCCTGGGCTTTGTATTCTGTCTTCGGAACCACTGGCCCTTCTGGACCTCTTGCCATCATTACCTCCCCTCCCTAGAAATGGTAAACATCACATTAAACAATACATTCgcataaacattttacataatgCCTAAACATGTCACCGATTCTCTGACTGGTGTGTTAATCAGATCTAATTGTTTCTGTCTGAGATAGACAGATCACAGTTTCCTGAATGCTGTAgatctttcaaaacaaaaatatgaacttGATCTGacaaataaaatcattcaattattTGCAAGTGGTAAgtcaaatgtttaatacaaaGTTCAAAGCCTACAAACACATGGCAAATATATGTGGGCTGCTGGTGGGTGCTGGGAAAGGTTGATAGCACACTGACACATTATAGGTTATCTGGTGAATACCTTGGTAGGACCACCATTAACAAGTGtgaaaaaattaaagttaaatacTGCACTGAATTCATAAGTCTTTGGGACTATTCTAAATTCACACTCAGTCTGACACAAAATTATAATATTATGAGAAATATAACACAGCATATAGTTGAATCGTCTGAAAGCAAGACGGAAATTGCCTGAAGCAGCCAGTATGATAATTTCccaaatttatcatttatataaataaacttaccgTGTCAGAATTAAGGTTGAGATGCCTTTCAAGATCACTAGAGAGTTGTCTGTCATCATCCATAGCTGTGTGACAGTCGGCTGAAATGAAAAACCATGcaacaaaatgtacaattttgacaaaatcttaacaagagggccatgaaggccctgtatcactcacctgacctattgacctaaagatcatcatgatagtttcattaagatatggtcataaatgtggcctctaaagtgttaactaacttttccttt
This region of Mercenaria mercenaria strain notata unplaced genomic scaffold, MADL_Memer_1 contig_3363, whole genome shotgun sequence genomic DNA includes:
- the LOC123560770 gene encoding uncharacterized protein LOC123560770 isoform X2 (The sequence of the model RefSeq protein was modified relative to this genomic sequence to represent the inferred CDS: added 639 bases not found in genome assembly); this encodes MEDRSLSKDEDVEPDGGTIHWQTFKFSDCHTAMDDDRQLSSDLERHLNLNSDTGGEVMMARGPEGPVVPKTEYKAQGCMFAGQSGAAQAGGFGLGVPSAYNPSSFPGLYQPSSRASPLAHPESHNVTWGQPTNPGLWRQEDSMSSLDLEMDKEPSITPFNQVRSPPSMQNYSKGGFQSGIPGDTPLGLNQKKYMHEDNLRRYDGDAGYDLSNQQHQRWQHNVHLQQSAPSPVTTATPVEHDAMVVEETYTFELDEFGEGPLHTLSAVTDKTTLAKSIELLQKCDVVKQCINLQNKLKQTPLFLSVLQRNIPFIGWLLDNGADPNIQGTLYTDRDEYIWRSPLHLAAMKGDEWLCIVRLLLSKSPQTNINLFSHGDKLSALHLALKQHTDINSCRQVILELINKGADISLREQASSKTPFMLALETRDLNLVQEFLNRFPADRRRAILQEQARSGDTCLHIAAGLSRINSQDKEKLLRFLVTHGANGNVTNNVKELPRDFARKEWDNIRKT
- the LOC123560770 gene encoding uncharacterized protein LOC123560770 isoform X1 (The sequence of the model RefSeq protein was modified relative to this genomic sequence to represent the inferred CDS: added 639 bases not found in genome assembly) — encoded protein: MEDRSLSKDEDVEPDGGTIHWQTFKFSDCHTAMDDDRQLSSDLERHLNLNSDTVREVMMARGPEGPVVPKTEYKAQGCMFAGQSGAAQAGGFGLGVPSAYNPSSFPGLYQPSSRASPLAHPESHNVTWGQPTNPGLWRQEDSMSSLDLEMDKEPSITPFNQVRSPPSMQNYSKGGFQSGIPGDTPLGLNQKKYMHEDNLRRYDGDAGYDLSNQQHQRWQHNVHLQQSAPSPVTTATPVEHDAMVVEETYTFELDEFGEGPLHTLSAVTDKTTLAKSIELLQKCDVVKQCINLQNKLKQTPLFLSVLQRNIPFIGWLLDNGADPNIQGTLYTDRDEYIWRSPLHLAAMKGDEWLCIVRLLLSKSPQTNINLFSHGDKLSALHLALKQHTDINSCRQVILELINKGADISLREQASSKTPFMLALETRDLNLVQEFLNRFPADRRRAILQEQARSGDTCLHIAAGLSRINSQDKEKLLRFLVTHGANGNVTNNVKELPRDFARKEWDNIRKT